In Caloramator mitchellensis, the genomic window GTTTTAAAGCAATAAATATTAATACAATACCTATTGCTATCATAATAAACTGCATTATAATCCTCCATCACATATATTTTAATTTCTTTAGGTTTTCCCTTAATCTAACTAAGGCTCTACTATGAAGCTGCGATACCCTAGATTCGGAAATTTCAAGGACTTTGCCTATTTGCTTGAGCGTTAGCTTTTCATAATAGTAAAGATTCAAAATAGTCTTGTCTTTATCCGGGAGCATAGAAATTGCCCTTTTGAGCATGTCCAACTTTTCTTCGTCCTCAATCATTGCATCAGGCTGTGGGCTATTTGTATCTTCAATCATATCTTTAACTTGTAGATCTTCATCATCTGATTTAAAGAATATCTCCTCTAGCGATACCAACGAAACATAATTAACAAATGTTTCAATATTTTTAAGGTCTTCCTCTGATATATTTAAATATTCAGATATTTCTTTGTCAGTAGGCTCTCTGTTCAATTTAGCTTCAAGTTCATTTCTAGCATTATTAAGAGAAGAGAGTTTAGAAAAGGCGCTTTTTGGAATCCAGCTAATCTTTCTTAATTCATCTATAATTGCACCTTTAATTCTCAAAGTAGCATAGGTTTCAAATTTCAACCCCTTTGATGGGTCAAATTTTTCTATCGCATCGATTAGCCCTAATATGCCAAAACTCACTAAGTCCTCAAAATCAACTCCTGGAGGTTTACCTGTTACTAATCTTGATGCTATATATTTTACAAATGGAAGATATTTAATTATCATTTCTTCTCTTTCATCATATTGGCTATAACATTTCACTATATTTTCACCTCTATTTTAGGAGTTTGAGTTGTTCTCGCATTTTACTAAAAATAAATCTAATTATATTGTCGCGTGTTTTTTCATCTATATTGTCAAATCTAAGTGCCAATCTGAACGTTTTATTATCAAGTTCTTCTATTCTTATAACAGAAGCCAGTATCATTACCTCCTGAGGTAGCGGAACTAATAAAAGAACATTAGCACCTGGTGTTGTCTTTTCTTTGGATATTATCTTGATTCCACCTCCGCTGATATCAACACTTAAGCCTTTATTCATCTGTTTATAATATGTTGGTGGAACATCTCTTAAATCAAAATACCGTTTATCTTCCGGCAAAAGTGAATATTTTATTTCCATAGTAATAGGAAGTCTAAAATATTCTCTTCTTTGGACCTTTTCAATAACCTCAGGTAGACTCAAAACAATCATTTCGACATTGTTTTCTCGTCTTTTACCTAATATAATTGATCTACATTTAGTTACATCCTTTTCTGTTGGAACAAAAAATTCAATTGTGCTTCCAGGATGAGTTATAAAATATCTGTTACCAGATAATGGGATGTCAATCAAAATATAATTCTCATTAGTATCCTGAACCTTGCTTTTATATGCAACTCCATCCTGCAATACTTCAATCTTTTGATTTACGTTTAGTTTTAAATCCAACCCTGTCATACACCTCTCCCCATTTTCTTAATTAAATTGGTAAATAATTCCTTGATTGAACTATTCTTGTTTTCCTGTTTCTGTCCTAATATCTCTGAAGCAATTTTATACATACATAAACTTGCCTCTGTTTTAGGATATGCTAATACATATGGTCTTTGTTCAACAATGGATTGCCCTACTTTAATATCCTCAAATAGGAATCCTCTATAATTCAATGATTTATTAAGAAAAATATTGACAGTCTTATTTAATTTTTCAAACGTATCCCTTGCTTCAAGTATAGTTTTAACTTTATTAATTACAATATTGATATTATTCTGTGAATTTTTATTAGCAATAATCTTAATTAAACTATATGCATCAGTCAATGAAGTAGGCTCTGGTGTGGTTATAACTATTAACTCATCAGCTACGCTTACAAAGTCAAGTATAAAGTTTGAAATACCTGCACCTGTGTCAACTATTAAAATATCTACATCACTTATCTTAGAAAATTCTTCAAGTAAAATTTCTCTTTGCTCTTCTTTAAGTTCGATTATGTCTTGAAGTCCTGAACCTCCTGGTATAATTTTTATACCTTCCCTTGTTATCTCTATTATATCATTAATACTCATCTTATTAAATATAATATCATAAATGCTATATTTAGATTTTATTCCATACATTATATCAACATTAGCCATACCTATATCTGCATCAAGAATTGCTACATTAGCCCCCCTAAGCCTTAAGGCTGCAGCTAGGTTTATTACAAAACTAGACTTGCCAACTCCACCTTTTCCACTAGTTACGG contains:
- a CDS encoding flagellar brake protein, producing MTGLDLKLNVNQKIEVLQDGVAYKSKVQDTNENYILIDIPLSGNRYFITHPGSTIEFFVPTEKDVTKCRSIILGKRRENNVEMIVLSLPEVIEKVQRREYFRLPITMEIKYSLLPEDKRYFDLRDVPPTYYKQMNKGLSVDISGGGIKIISKEKTTPGANVLLLVPLPQEVMILASVIRIEELDNKTFRLALRFDNIDEKTRDNIIRFIFSKMREQLKLLK
- a CDS encoding MinD/ParA family protein, encoding MDQAEKLRALVQNKTKNKLESKSFRVITVTSGKGGVGKSSFVINLAAALRLRGANVAILDADIGMANVDIMYGIKSKYSIYDIIFNKMSINDIIEITREGIKIIPGGSGLQDIIELKEEQREILLEEFSKISDVDILIVDTGAGISNFILDFVSVADELIVITTPEPTSLTDAYSLIKIIANKNSQNNINIVINKVKTILEARDTFEKLNKTVNIFLNKSLNYRGFLFEDIKVGQSIVEQRPYVLAYPKTEASLCMYKIASEILGQKQENKNSSIKELFTNLIKKMGRGV
- a CDS encoding FliA/WhiG family RNA polymerase sigma factor, coding for MKCYSQYDEREEMIIKYLPFVKYIASRLVTGKPPGVDFEDLVSFGILGLIDAIEKFDPSKGLKFETYATLRIKGAIIDELRKISWIPKSAFSKLSSLNNARNELEAKLNREPTDKEISEYLNISEEDLKNIETFVNYVSLVSLEEIFFKSDDEDLQVKDMIEDTNSPQPDAMIEDEEKLDMLKRAISMLPDKDKTILNLYYYEKLTLKQIGKVLEISESRVSQLHSRALVRLRENLKKLKYM